Genomic DNA from Halobaculum sp. MBLA0147:
TACACTGCCTCGAAGATCGCCTTCGCGGTCGTCCAGTCGAGGTGGTTCAACATCTCCTCGCGGCGAGTCTGAAATGCGTCGTACAGCGCGTCGCGGTCGGGGAGCGAGACGGCGTAGTGACCCGGGCCGGTCTGCTCCGCTCTGAGTGTCTCGACACCGCCGACGTTGACGAACTTCATCACGTCGTCGGTCCCACGACTGTCACTCACGTCTTTGGGATAGGCAGTCCCCAGTTTGAGAAGTACCGAGTCGTCCGGCGCTTCGTGGAAGTCCTGCACGAAGAGTCTACGCGTGTACCTGTGGCGGAGCAGCCGCTGGATCTCGTCGGCGACGGACTCGCTCGTGCCCTCGAACACGAGGCGGTCGTCCCGGATCGACACACTCCCCCGGATCATCACTCTTCACCCCGTGTCTCGGTCGTCTGGTCCAATGTGCGTTGTGGCTCTGGTTCGATCCACAGTGTCCACCGTCTCGTCTCCTCCGTCCACCACTGGTAAAAGCGTGACTTCGGGAGGCGAGAGGGTGGTCCCCCGCCGTTCTCTGGCGGGGCGTAGAAGTCCTCGTACGGGTCGAAGAACTGCACCTCGTCGTGGTTGATGGTGAACACGACGACCGTGTGTGGGATCGCTCTTCCGTGCATCCCGCCTCGCACGTCGTACCCTTCGGCGTGGTGGAGGTACGACGGAGAGAGTTCCACCACAGGGAGTGAACACTGCTCTCGTTCGACGATTTCGGCCAGTGTGGACCGATCGAGTTCGGTGTCGATCTGCATCGCGTAGCCGTGCGGAGACAGGTGATCCTCGAGTGCCTCCGGAAGCGGGTCGGCCGTGGCTCCGAACTGCGGCCTGTAGTCGCAAGCGTCCTTCACCGTGTCGTGGTCGACCGCGAGCGACGGCACGTCGTGACGGGTAGCTAGGTCGTCGACGACGTTCTGAATCGCCCTCGTGAGGCAGGTGTCTTCCCGACGCTGTCTGTCGAACGAACTGACCCGTGTCTGGTACGACTTCCTGTCGTCGGACCCGATCGTCACTCTCGACTCACCTCGCGGCGCTAGATGTGAACGCCGCTGAAAGTTCTTCTGGAGACAACGACGGTTGGACGAGCCGTCGGTGGAGCGTACTCGAGATCCCACTCCCGACGGGAGGCTAACTCACCCCGTCCCGTAGATTCAAGCCGTCCCCTGCCGACTGCTGGGACATGAGCGACTGTCCCTTCTGTGGCATCGTCGCCGGGGAGATCCCGGGTCGGATCGTCGGCGAGAACGACCACGCCGTGGCGTTCCTCGACGCGAACCCGATGGCGCCGGGCCACACGCTGGTCGTCCCGCGGGAACACCGCGAGCGGCTCGCGGACGCGACGAGCGAGGAGACGCAGGCCGTGTTCGCGCTGCTCCACGAGTTGGCGCCGAAGATCGAGACGGCCGTCGACGCCGAGGGGGCCACCGTCGGCCTGAACGACGGCAGCGTCGCCGGACAGGAGGTACCACACGTCCACGCACACGTCATCCCGCGGTTCCCGGACGACGACGGCGGCCCGATCCACGTCGCCGCCGGTTCGCGTCCGGAACTGTCCGACGCGGAACTCGACGAGATCGCCGCCGCAATCGGCGACGACTGATCGCCGCGGTGGTCGGCGCTGCTCCCTCCCGTCGCCTCCATCCGTACGCCCGTCGGGGACCGCCGTGTTTAGGCGGCTCCCGGCGAACCGAGTGGTATGAGCGTCCGCGAGGAGTTCGACGAGTGGGCGGCCGCGGGCCGCGACAGGGGGATGGAGGAGCGACACTGGCACACGGCACGCCACGTGCTCGCGCGGATGCCGGTCGAAGCCGGCGACCGCGTGCTCGACCTGGGCACCGGGTCGGGGTACGCGCTGCGCGCTCTCGCCGACACGCGCGACATCGGGCACGGCGTGGGGCTCGACGGCGCGCCGAAGATGGCGCACAACGCCCGCGAGTACGCCGCCGAGGCGGACACGGGGGAGTCGACACTGTCGTTCGTCGTCGGCGAGTTCGGTTCGCTCCCGCTGGCCGACGACAGCGTCGACCACGTCTTCTCGATGGAGGCGTTCTACTACAGCGCCGACCCCCACGAGACGCTGCGGGAGATCCGGCGCGTACTCCGGTCGGGCGGTACGTTCCACTGTGCGGTGAACTACTACGAGGAGAACGTCCACAGCCACGACTGGCAGGAGCACATCGACGTGGCGATGACCCGCTGGAGCGGCCCAGAGTACCGCGCCGCCTTCCGCGAGGCCGGACTCCACGTCGCGAGTCAGGACAACGTCCCCGACCGCGAGACGGAGATCCCGCCCGCCGAGGCGTTCCCCACGGAGAACTGGGAGACGCGCGCGGCGATGGTGGAACGCTACCGCGAGTACGGCACGCTGGTGACCGTCGGCGTGGCACCGTAGCGCGCCGGCACCGACGCGCGAGTTCCCGTCGGCGACCCCGACGCGCGAGTTCCCGTCGTCGACACCGACCCCCACCTGCGCGTCGCCGCCCGCCGTCGAAGGGTTGACACGGACGCGGTCCCCAGTTCCGACACCGATGGCCATCGATCCGGAGTTCGAGCGGAGCCGCGAGCGCGACGAGGATCACGAGGGGCACGCCGTCTGGGGCCCGGTCGACGAACCCGAGGAACTCGGCATCCACGGTACGCACGTCGCCGTCGACTTCGACATCTGCATCGCCGACGGCGCCTGTCTCGAGGACTGTCCCGTCGACGTGTTCGACTGGGTGGAGACGCCAGACCACCCCGAGAGCGAGAAGAAGGCCGACCCGGTCCGCGAGGGGCAGTGTATCGACTGTATGCTGTGTGTCGACGTCTGTCCGGTCGACGCCATCGACGTCGACCCCGGCCGCGAGAACCGGGTGTAGCGGACGAGCACCCGACGCGGGCGCACCACCGACCACCCCGACCCTCGCCGCTCCCGACGTTTCTCACCGCGGTCTCCGTCGGTCGTCGCCGCTACCGACCAGCGGCGCCGTCTCCGTCGCTGCGCCGTTCCCGCCGCCTCAACGTCAGTTTCCGCCGTTGCCGCGCCCGTTCCCACCACCACGACCGTCTCCGCCACCACGTCCGTTCCCGTCGTCGCCGCCGGCGGCACTCCTGACGGCCGGTAACACGTTCACGTGGCCCTCGCCGCGGTACTCGTCGGCGTCGAGTCCGCCCGGCGCGCTCCCCGGCGCGGACGGCTGGTCGCCGTCCACCGTCCCGTCGTCGGAGACGTTCGGGGTCACGCCGGGGGCGGTCGTCTCGCCCGCCCGCCCGACCGGGCGCGGCTGGGCGAACGACTCGATCCGGTCTCTGACGGCGGCGGGCGTCGCGTCCTCGCCGAGCGCCTCGTACAACAGCGCCGCGAAGCCGGAGACGTTCGGCGCGGCGAAGGAGGTGCCGGGTTTCCCGCCGTACGACGGCGTGTACGCTTCCAACCGCGCGTCTTCGGGTGCGTCCGGGTCCGTCTGGAACGTCGTCGACAACACGTAGTCGAAGAGGAGCCGTCGGATCGGTACCACCCCGACCCCGTCCGGGTCGACGTTGCCGCCACCGGCCGTCACGTCCACGCCCTCGGCGCCGTAGTTCGTGTAGAAGGCCGGCTCGTAGGTGGGCAGT
This window encodes:
- a CDS encoding HIT family protein produces the protein MSDCPFCGIVAGEIPGRIVGENDHAVAFLDANPMAPGHTLVVPREHRERLADATSEETQAVFALLHELAPKIETAVDAEGATVGLNDGSVAGQEVPHVHAHVIPRFPDDDGGPIHVAAGSRPELSDAELDEIAAAIGDD
- a CDS encoding class I SAM-dependent methyltransferase — its product is MSVREEFDEWAAAGRDRGMEERHWHTARHVLARMPVEAGDRVLDLGTGSGYALRALADTRDIGHGVGLDGAPKMAHNAREYAAEADTGESTLSFVVGEFGSLPLADDSVDHVFSMEAFYYSADPHETLREIRRVLRSGGTFHCAVNYYEENVHSHDWQEHIDVAMTRWSGPEYRAAFREAGLHVASQDNVPDRETEIPPAEAFPTENWETRAAMVERYREYGTLVTVGVAP
- a CDS encoding ferredoxin family protein, whose translation is MAIDPEFERSRERDEDHEGHAVWGPVDEPEELGIHGTHVAVDFDICIADGACLEDCPVDVFDWVETPDHPESEKKADPVREGQCIDCMLCVDVCPVDAIDVDPGRENRV